The genomic DNA TGCGGCAGCCCGGATCTCGGCGGGCAGGAGCACGTCCTTGACGATGACCTCGGGTACGACGACGCCCACGCGGTCGGCGACCGCGGCGACCGCCTCGGTGAGACCGGTCGTCGGTGCGCTCGCGCCGCGCTCGACCACCTGGTCCAGGGTCAGGTGCGCGATCTGCTCACGCAGCGCCACCTGAGCGGCCAGGTAGATCGTGCCGACCGGGTCGGTCGAGACCTCGTGGAAGCGCACCGGGTCCGCGACGGCCCAGCGCACGGCGACGGTCGCCCGGACGGACAGGCCGTCGGAGGTCGGGACCTCCTGCGTCGCGGTCGTGAACATCTGCTCGCGCAGGTCGACCGCGACGTGCTCAGCCTTGCGGACGCGCCGGTGCCGGCCGCTGCCGAGGACGGTCACCAGGGCGCCGTTCTTGTAGACCAGGCAGGCGTGCCGGGTCGGGACGGTCGTGTGGAACAGGGACATGAGGTGACCTCCTTCAGGCCTACTCGGACGGCTGCACCTGCACGCGACGGATCAGGCAAGACGGGCCGCCGGCCGACACGTCGAGACGTGGGGCGCGGCTCCAGCCGAGGCGAGGAGCGGGCCGCAGGACGACCCGACGCTCGCGCCGACCGGCGACACGTCACTGAGGGAGTTGAACCCCAGGCTGGAGAGCCTGTGCCAGATCTGTTCCGA from Luteipulveratus halotolerans includes the following:
- a CDS encoding slipin family protein, whose translation is MSLFHTTVPTRHACLVYKNGALVTVLGSGRHRRVRKAEHVAVDLREQMFTTATQEVPTSDGLSVRATVAVRWAVADPVRFHEVSTDPVGTIYLAAQVALREQIAHLTLDQVVERGASAPTTGLTEAVAAVADRVGVVVPEVIVKDVLLPAEIRAAATDLVAAKQRGQARLEEARAETAALRSLANGAQLLDKHPALAQLRLVQALPPGARVSLQVGDADAGDD